GTCCGCGGCCCGCGACGAGGGCGAGGTGCGACGTGCTGCGGGTCGCCATCCACCCCGGGCCGAGCCGTGCGATGCCGTCGAGCACCGCCGCGCGCAGCTGCGACTCGACGCGGGCCGAGGCGCGCGCCGCGACCCGTTCGCGCAGGAGCGACAGCAGGGACCGGGCGACCACGACGGCGGTCAGCGCGACGAGCGTGCCGGTGAGATCGGCGCCCGCGATGGCGTCGACGATCGCGCGCGTCGTGAAGAACGCGAAGCCCACGATCGCCGCCGTCTGCGCGATCGAGAGGACCGCGATGACGACGAAGAACGATCGGGATGCCGCCGCGTACCGCCACAGGCGAGGGTCCACCGGCGGCTGCCGGGGTTCGACCTCAGGAGCCATGGATCGATCCTCCCCCGCTCGCTCAGTGAGCGGGCGCGGCATCCGCCTTCTCGATCTGGACGCGGGTGATGCGCTTGCGGAAGACCCAGTAGGTCCAGGCCTGGTAGGCGAGGATCCCCGGCACGAAGATGACCGCCGCCCAGGTCATGACGCCGAGCGTGTAGTCGGTGCTCGAGGCGTTCTCGATCGTGAGGGAGAACGCGGGGTCGGTCGACGACGGCATCACGTACGGGAAGAGGGCGAACCAGAGCATCAGGACCGCGGTGACGATCGTGACCGCGCCGAGCGCGAACGCCCAGCCGTCGCGACGGCGGAGGTTGGCGACCGCCGACCCGAGAAGAGCCAGCGCGGCGAGGGCGCCGCATCCGATCACCACCGCCAGCAGCGGGGCGTCGCGGTCCATCGCGATGACGGTCGTCCAGACGACCGTGCCGGCCGCGAACGCGATCGCCGGGAACGCGACCCGCTGGGCCAGGCGGTGCGCGTCGTCCTTCACCCGGCCGTCGGCCTTCAGCCCGACGAAGTACAGGCCGTGCAGGAAGAAGAGGAGGAGCGTCGTGACACCGACGCAGAGGGCGTAGGGGTTCAGGAGCGTCAGGAGCGAGCCGGTGACGTTCTTGTCGGCGTCGATCGGGACGCCCTGCACGATGTTGCCGAAGGCGACACCCCAGAGGAGGGCCGGGATGACCGACCCGATCACGATCATCCGGTCGAACCCGCGCTTCCACGCGAGCCCCTCGCGCTGGTGGCGGTACTCGAACGAGACGCCGCGGAGGATCAGGGCGAGGAGGATCAGCAGCAATGGCAGGTAGAAGCCGCTGAACAGGGTCGCGTACCACTCGGGGAACGCGGCGAACAGGCAGGCGCCGGCCACGATGACCCAGGTCTCGTTGAGGTCCCACACGGGGCCGATGGTGTTGATGACCTGGCGGCGCGACACTTCATCTCGGCCGAGGAACGGCAGGCTCATCCCGACGCCGAAGTCGAACCCGTCGAGCACGAAGTAGCCGACGAAGAACACACCGACGATGAAGAACCAGAGGTAGGCGAGATCCATGGCGTGCTCCTAGTAGACCGTCGAGGGGGTCTGATCGACCGGCAGAGCCCGCGGGTCGGGGTCGTCGGGACCGGGCAGGGGGTCGGGACCCTGCTGCGCGGCTTTCAGGATGAGGCGGAACTCGACCACCGCGAGCGCCGCGTAGATCGCGGTGAAGGCGACCAGAGAGATCAGTACGGTCCAGCCGGGGACGTTCGGGGAGACGCCGTCCTCGGTGTGCATCAAGCCGAACACGATCCAGGGCTGGCGGCCCATCTCGGTGAAGATCCAGCCCACGAGGCTGCCGAAGAGGGGGAGCGGGGCGGACCAGATGGCGACGCGCCACATCCATCCGGCGACGGGTCGCGTGGCCTTCCTACGCGTGACCCAGAGACCGGCGACCGAGATGAGCGTCGCGATGCCGCCGAAGCCCATCATCCAGCGGAACGACCAGTAGGTGACCCAGATCTCGGGCATGTAGTCGACGCCCGCGCCGTACTTTTGCGTGTAGAGATCCTGCAGGTTGTTGAGACCTTCGACGCAGCCGTCGAGCGTGTGCGTGGAGAGGAACGAGAGCAGGTAGGGCACGCGCAGCGACCAGACCTCCGCCGTCCCGTCGGGGGTGCCGATGGAGAAGATCGAGAAGGATGCGTCCGCTCCGCACGCCGTCTTCCAGAGGGCCTCGGCAGCCGCCATCTTCATCGGCTGGGTCTGCACCATGACGAGCCCGAGCTGGTCGCCGCTGATGGCCGTGCCGACGAAGGAGATGATCATGAACCACATCCCGTATCGGAGCACCGGGCGCATGGTGTCGAGGTGCTGCCCGCGGCGCAGGTGGTAGGCGGCAACGGCGATGATGACGGCCGCGGTGAACATGAACGCCGCGAAGATCGTGTGCGGGAAGGCGGCGAGCGCGACCGGATTGGTGAGGAGCGCGAAGAAGTCCGTCAGCTCCGCTCGTCCGGTCTCGGGGTTCAGCTCGTACCCGACCGGGTTCTGCATGAACGCGTTCGCGGTGAGGATGAAGTAGGCCGACAGGATCGACCCGAACGCCGTCGCCCAGATGGTGAGCAGGTGGATGCGGCGGGGCAGCTTGTCCCACCCGAAGATCCACAGCCCGATGAACGTCGCCTCGAAGAAGAAGGCCATCAGGCCTTCGAAGGCGAGCGGTGCGCCGAAGACGTCGCCGACGAAGCGGGAGTAGTCCGACCAGTTCATGCCGAACTGGAACTCCTGCACGATGCCGGTGACGACGCCCATCGCGAAGTTGATGAGGAAGATCTTGCCGAACAGGCGCGTGATGTGCAGCCATTTCACGTCGCCGGTGCGGTGCCAGATCGTCTGGAAGATCGCCACCGTGAGTGCCATGCCGAGCGTCAACGGCACGAACAGGTAGTGGTAGAGCGTCGTCAGGCCGAACTGCAGGCGAGACAGGATGAGCGGGTCCAGAAAGTCCACGGGCTTGGTCCTTCCACGGGTATGTTCCGACGGTACGACTCGCCGCTGATCACGGGATCGGATCGGGCCGTGCAAAACAATCGGATGCCGCCGAGCCCGTGTCCGCGATGGTGGGAGCGGTCTCCGCCGCCTACGGTTGGCCACATGACTCGCGGCCACTCCACCCGCGTTCCCGCGACGGCGCGGCGGACGACAGCTCTCACCGCGGTCTGGCTGAGCGCTGTCCTGGTGCTCACGTCGACCCCGGCGGAGGCCGCGCAGACGCCCACGCCGACTCCCACACCGACGGCGTCTGCCACTCCGAGCCCCACTCCGACGCGGAGTCCCACGCCGACGCCGTCTGCCACGCCGACGCCGAAGCCGTCTCCCACGCTGACCCCCTCTCCGTCTCCCTCACCCACGCCGACTCCCACACCCACGCCGACTCCCACACCCACGCCGACTCCCACTCCCACACCCGCGCCGACCCCCGTCCCGACTCCGGATGCCGGTGCTCGCCTCGCGGCGCCGCCCGCGCCGCGGATGCCGTCGGCCACACGGATCAGCGCCCCCACTGCCGCGGATCAGACCATCGCGGCCAGTCGCGCCCTCTTCCCGAACGGGAGCGCGGAGGTCGTCATCTCGGCCGCGAAACGCCACGACGCGCAGATCGCCGCCTACCTCGCAGGCGCCCGCAGAGTGCCCCTGCTCTACGTGGCGCCGGACGCGATCCCCGCTTCCATCACGACCGAACTCGCGCGTCTGAAACCGAGGCGCATCCTCGTCGTCGGGTCGACCGCGTCGGTGGACGCCGCGGTCGCGCGCGTCCTCGCGAAGACGGCTCCCGTCGAGCGGATCTCCGGCGGGGACACCTACGCGCTGTCGCGAGCAGTCCTGCGTTTCCAGGGCCCTGTCGACCGGGTGTACGTCGCTGACGGTCGCACCATGGACACCGCTCCCATCGCTGCGGCCGCGGCGGCAGCGACCGGGGCGGGCTTCATGGCCGTGGACGGCCGCGGCACCGCATCGGTCGCGACGATGGACGCCCTGCGCGCAGTGAAGGCGAAGGGCGTCGTCCTGATGAACGTGCCTTCAATGATGGGATCGGCGTTCGTCGACAAGATCCGATCCGCCGGCATCAGCGTCAGGCGCATGGCAGGCAGCACCAGCGAGGCCGTCGCGATCGCCACCGCGGCCGACTACCCCGACACGACGACCCGGGCCGTCGTCGTCTCGGGCGCCGGCATCCCCCATCACGAGTCCGGCACGGGGGCCGCGGTCGCCGGTGCGCTGCGGCAGCCGTTCCTCTACGCGCGCGCCGAATGCGTCTCGGACGCGGCAGCGGCCTTGCTCGACAGGCGCCGCGACACCGTCCTCGCGGTAGGGCCGGCGAGCCGCCTGCACGCGACGGTGCTCTCCGGCGACGGGTGCACGGCCGTCCGAGGCGCCGCGGCCGTGACGCTCCGAGACAAGATCGCCGCCACCATGAAGCGGCATCCCTCCTCGTCCTATGCCGTCACCGTCCGTCAGATCGGCGGACTGGAGGTCGTCTCGGGCCTCACCGGCGCGACGCGTCGCGAGCCGGCCAGCATGATGAAGCTCTTCGTCACCTGGGCGGCGCTCACGAGAGTCGACAAGAAGCAGGCGTCGCTGACGACCAAGCTCTCGTCAGGGCTGACCGTCCAGGAGTGCCTCCGCGAGCTCATCTGGATGTCGGACAACTACTGCCACACCGACCTCGTGCACTGGATCGGCATCTCGAACCTGAACAAGCAGATCGCCGCGGCGGGCTACTCGCAGACGTCGTACGGTCGCGTTCTGAAGGGTCAGGACGTCCTCTACGGAGGTAACCGCACCACGTCGAACGACCTCAGCCTGCTGCTCTATCGCCTCGAGAAGGGCCAGCTCCTGAGCAAGGCGAGCACGGGGGTGATGCTCACTCTCATGCACACGCAGCTCTTCCGCTCCCGCATCCCGAACGGCATCCCCGCATCCGCCTACCAGGCGTCCAAGCCGGGGTCGCTGTGGGTGAAGGGCGGGCTCCTGCAGGCCGACTCGGCGATCGTCCGAGGCCCGAAGGGAACCTTCGTGCTCACGGTCATCGGGGACGCCGGTTCGTCGAAGGCCGGCATCCGCGACATCGCGCGCACCGTGTACACGCACGTCAACGGGACGTTCACGACCGCGGCGAACCACTCCGACCTTCACGTGCGGACGACGAAGAACGCGACGTGGCGAAAGAGCGCGGGCGGCGCGGTGGGTGGAACCATCCCGAAGGGCACGCCGTTGCAGGTCTCGGACTCGAAACGGCACTGGTACAAGCTGCACTACCGGGGCGGCTACGCATGGATCTGGTACTCCTCGGTGCGGAGCAACCTCGCGTATTGACGTCAGGCGTCGGGTCGGCGGCGCAGCAGCTGGATGACGCACTGCTGCGTGTCGCACGACGAGCGCATGCCGTCGACGGCGAGCGGTCCGCCGGCCTCGCTCAGGGCGCCCTGCATGAGTCCGAGGTGGACGTCGCAGAGGGTTTCGCGGTGGTCGGCCTGATCTGCCGCGTGCGCGCAGGGCGTGAGGTCGATCGTGAGGTCGTCCTCGTCGATCTCGGGGTCGAAGCCGCCGTCGAGGAGTTGCTCGACGAGCGCGTCCAGCTGGTGCTGTTCCACGCCCGTGAGGGTTCCTGCGGTCTCGGGCATGACGCGCCGCATGAGGTCGCCGCGTTCGACGGCCGCCTGCACCTTGCGCCGGTGTTCCGGACTCGACACGCTCACGCCGTCGACCGCGCGGTAGAGCACGCGGGGCCGGCCGCGGACCGTGCGCTTCTCGATCTCGGTCGCGACGAAGCCGCGGTCGATGAGGCGCTGCAGGTGCTCGCGGACGGTGTTCGGATGCAGTGACGTCGCCGCCACGAGCTCGCCGACGGTCTGCTGCGGAGTGGTCTGCAGCAGGTGGAGGATCTCCACGCGCGAAGAGGTGGAGATCGCGTTGTAGGCCGTCGGGCGCCGGGCCGTCATGCGTCCATTATCGCGGGATGCCGGGTGTCCCGGCGCGGCCCCTGCATGGGATTCCGCCCCTAATCTGGAGGCATGCGGCATCCCACCCCCGACCCGGTCGGACCGGGACAGGAGAGTGTCTGGGACTACCCCCGGCCTCCCCGCGTCGAACCCGTTCCCGGCACCGTCACGATCACGCTCGGCGGCGAGCGCATCGTCGCCACGACCGGCGCCCTGCGAGTGCTGGAGACGAGTCATCCGCCCGTCTACTACCTGCCGATCGCCGACTTCGTCCCTGGTGCCCTGACCCGCGGGGAGGG
This DNA window, taken from Microbacterium sp. MM2322, encodes the following:
- the cydB gene encoding cytochrome d ubiquinol oxidase subunit II produces the protein MDLAYLWFFIVGVFFVGYFVLDGFDFGVGMSLPFLGRDEVSRRQVINTIGPVWDLNETWVIVAGACLFAAFPEWYATLFSGFYLPLLLILLALILRGVSFEYRHQREGLAWKRGFDRMIVIGSVIPALLWGVAFGNIVQGVPIDADKNVTGSLLTLLNPYALCVGVTTLLLFFLHGLYFVGLKADGRVKDDAHRLAQRVAFPAIAFAAGTVVWTTVIAMDRDAPLLAVVIGCGALAALALLGSAVANLRRRDGWAFALGAVTIVTAVLMLWFALFPYVMPSSTDPAFSLTIENASSTDYTLGVMTWAAVIFVPGILAYQAWTYWVFRKRITRVQIEKADAAPAH
- a CDS encoding cytochrome ubiquinol oxidase subunit I, with amino-acid sequence MDFLDPLILSRLQFGLTTLYHYLFVPLTLGMALTVAIFQTIWHRTGDVKWLHITRLFGKIFLINFAMGVVTGIVQEFQFGMNWSDYSRFVGDVFGAPLAFEGLMAFFFEATFIGLWIFGWDKLPRRIHLLTIWATAFGSILSAYFILTANAFMQNPVGYELNPETGRAELTDFFALLTNPVALAAFPHTIFAAFMFTAAVIIAVAAYHLRRGQHLDTMRPVLRYGMWFMIISFVGTAISGDQLGLVMVQTQPMKMAAAEALWKTACGADASFSIFSIGTPDGTAEVWSLRVPYLLSFLSTHTLDGCVEGLNNLQDLYTQKYGAGVDYMPEIWVTYWSFRWMMGFGGIATLISVAGLWVTRRKATRPVAGWMWRVAIWSAPLPLFGSLVGWIFTEMGRQPWIVFGLMHTEDGVSPNVPGWTVLISLVAFTAIYAALAVVEFRLILKAAQQGPDPLPGPDDPDPRALPVDQTPSTVY
- a CDS encoding serine hydrolase, whose protein sequence is MTRGHSTRVPATARRTTALTAVWLSAVLVLTSTPAEAAQTPTPTPTPTASATPSPTPTRSPTPTPSATPTPKPSPTLTPSPSPSPTPTPTPTPTPTPTPTPTPTPAPTPVPTPDAGARLAAPPAPRMPSATRISAPTAADQTIAASRALFPNGSAEVVISAAKRHDAQIAAYLAGARRVPLLYVAPDAIPASITTELARLKPRRILVVGSTASVDAAVARVLAKTAPVERISGGDTYALSRAVLRFQGPVDRVYVADGRTMDTAPIAAAAAAATGAGFMAVDGRGTASVATMDALRAVKAKGVVLMNVPSMMGSAFVDKIRSAGISVRRMAGSTSEAVAIATAADYPDTTTRAVVVSGAGIPHHESGTGAAVAGALRQPFLYARAECVSDAAAALLDRRRDTVLAVGPASRLHATVLSGDGCTAVRGAAAVTLRDKIAATMKRHPSSSYAVTVRQIGGLEVVSGLTGATRREPASMMKLFVTWAALTRVDKKQASLTTKLSSGLTVQECLRELIWMSDNYCHTDLVHWIGISNLNKQIAAAGYSQTSYGRVLKGQDVLYGGNRTTSNDLSLLLYRLEKGQLLSKASTGVMLTLMHTQLFRSRIPNGIPASAYQASKPGSLWVKGGLLQADSAIVRGPKGTFVLTVIGDAGSSKAGIRDIARTVYTHVNGTFTTAANHSDLHVRTTKNATWRKSAGGAVGGTIPKGTPLQVSDSKRHWYKLHYRGGYAWIWYSSVRSNLAY
- a CDS encoding ArsR family transcriptional regulator, translated to MTARRPTAYNAISTSSRVEILHLLQTTPQQTVGELVAATSLHPNTVREHLQRLIDRGFVATEIEKRTVRGRPRVLYRAVDGVSVSSPEHRRKVQAAVERGDLMRRVMPETAGTLTGVEQHQLDALVEQLLDGGFDPEIDEDDLTIDLTPCAHAADQADHRETLCDVHLGLMQGALSEAGGPLAVDGMRSSCDTQQCVIQLLRRRPDA